One Setaria viridis chromosome 5, Setaria_viridis_v4.0, whole genome shotgun sequence genomic region harbors:
- the LOC117854673 gene encoding uncharacterized protein: MARRSSLLLAAAAAALLAVAAAVPPTCERIECPAYEVVDSANGFEIRRYTDAMWVSTSPIEDISFVAATRAGFLQLFNYIQGKNAYNETIEMTAPVLTLVLPSDGPFCASSFVVSFYVPAKNQADPPPAEGLRVHRWAGARYAAVRRFGGFVSDADVGEQAARLDASLQGTKWAAAVNEGRTAGKATSYTVAQYNSPFEFSGRVNEIWMLFDGAKEGSAIM, encoded by the exons ATGGCGCGCCGGAGCAgcctgctcctcgccgccgccgccgcggctctgctcgccgtggccgccgcaGTGCCGCCGACGTGCGAGCGCATCGAGTGCCCGGCGTACGAGGTGGTGGACAGCGCCAACGGGTTCGAGATCCGGCGGTACACGGACGCCATGTGGGTCTCCACCTCGCCCATCGAGGACATCTCCTTCGTCGCCGCCACGCGCGCTGGCTTCCTCCA GCTGTTCAACTACATCCAGGGCAAGAACGCGTACAACGAGACGATCGAGATGACGGCGCCGGTGCTGACGCTGGTGCTGCCCAGCGACGGGCCCTTCTGCGCCTCCTCCTTCGTCGTCAGCTTCTACGTGCCGGCCAAGAACCAGGcggacccgccgccggccgagggCCTGCGCGTGCACCGGTGGGCCGGGGCCAGGTACGCCGCCGTGCGCCGGTTCGGGGGCTTCGTGTCGGACGCCGACGTCGGCGAGCAGGCCGCGCGGCTCGACGCCAGCCTGCAGGGGACCAAGTGGGCCGCCGCGGTGAACGAGGGCCGCACCGCGGGCAAGGCGACGTCCTACACCGTGGCGCAGTACAACTCGCCGTTCGAGTTCAGCGGTAGGGTCAACGAGATATGGATGCTCTTCGACGGCGCCAAGGAGGGCTCTGCCATCATGTAA
- the LOC117854671 gene encoding alkaline ceramidase TOD1: MVGWVRVRSPPVLESKLLCLSLLYLLTTLPLALYVSFSDPGHRCLRLLPFPSRARASPVKTALFEYPPGYGEHKHALPVPRALCSTPVAFADYKTVLEEIDGFRRNLSASASRSPVLRYQSGRRDTFAGNLSTEKRRQFFSHTDSQVKVPCGFFKEFPVPEADRLAMENCRGVVVASAILNDYDKIRQPRGLGAETLAAACFFMFIDDATRRALARHGILTAQDAHGGGGGATVGAWRVVTLRAGELPYENPAMNGVVAKHLLHRLFPNARFSVWVDAKMQLTADPMLLVHALLVGKGVDVAVSRHPFNLHTMEEAVATARWRKWGDVEAIRAQMETYCANGLQPWSPIKLPYPSDVPDTAIIIRKHGLASDLFSCMLFNELEAFNPRDQLAFAYVRDQMSPKVSINMFDVEVFEHIAVEYRHNLKPDVGGGGKQQVTRMASSRDIAGSSCERYLLKMWGESAE; encoded by the exons ATGGTGGGGTGGGTGCGCGTGCGGAGCCCCCCGGTGCTGGAGTCGAAGCTGCTGTGCCTGTCGCTGCtctacctcctcaccacgcTCCCGCTCGCGCTCTACGTCTCCTTCTCCGACCCCGGCCACCGGTGCCTCCGCCTCCTGCCCTTCccctcccgcgcccgcgcctcccCTGTGAAGACGGCGCTCTTCGAGTACCCGCCCGGGTACGGCGAGCACAAGCACGCGCTCCCCGTGCCGCGCGCGCTCTGCTCCACCCCCGTCGCCTTCGCAG ACTATAAGACTGTGTTGGAGGAAATCGATGGCTTCCGCCGCAACCTCTCAGCGTCTGCGTCCAGATCACCTGTCCTTCGGTACCAGAGTGGCAGGAGGGATACGTTCGCAGGGAACCTCTCGACCGAGAAGCGGAGACAGTTCTTCAGCCACACTGACAGCCAAGTGAAAGTTCCATGCGGGTTCTTCAAGGAATTCCCCGTCCCAGAAGCTG ACAGATTGGCCATGGAGAACTGCAGAGGCGTGGTGGTCGCGTCGGCGATCTTGAACGACTACGACAAGATCCGGCAGCCCAGGGGGCTCGGCGCCGAGACGCTGGCCGCGGCGTGCTTCTTCATGTTCATCGACGACGCCACCCGCAGGGCCCTCGCGCGCCACGGCATCCTCACCGCACAGgacgcgcacggcggcggcggcggcgccacggtcGGCGCGTGGCGCGTGGTGACGCtgcgcgccggcgagctccccTACGAGAACCCGGCGATGAACGGCGTGGTCGCGAAGCACCTGCTCCACCGGCTGTTCCCGAACGCCAGGTTCAGCGTGTGGGTCGACGCCAAGATGCAGCTGACGGCGGACCCGATGCTGCTGGTGCACGCGCTTCTCGTCGGCAAGGGCGTGGACGTGGCGGTGTCCAGGCACCCGTTCAACCTGCACACCATGGAGGAGGCGGTCGCGACGGCGAGGTGGCGCAAGTGGGGGGATGTGGAGGCCATCCGGGCGCAGATGGAGACCTACTGCGCCAACGGCCTCCAGCCATGGTCCCCCATCAAGCTTCCATATCCATCAG ACGTGCCGGACACGGCGATCATCATCAGGAAGCACGGCCTGGCCAGCGACCTCTTCTCCTGCATGCTGTTCAACGAGCTGGAGGCATTCAACCCGCGGGACCAGCTTGCCTTCGCCTACGTCAGGGACCAGATGAGCCCCAAGGTGAGCATCAACATGTTCGATGTCGAGGTGTTCGAGCACATCGCCGTCGAGTACCGCCACAACTTGAAGCCTGACGTCGGGGGAGGAGGGAAGCAGCAGGTCACTAGGATGGCATCCTCAAGAGACATTGCCGGGAGCAGCTGTGAGAGATATCTTCTGAAGATGTGGGGGGAGTCTGCTGAATAA
- the LOC117855763 gene encoding uncharacterized protein, translating into MGSQAIEEHRAGAEVYHGAALCAEKSTELLSEVHLPLGLLPLADMEEVGYNRSTGFVWLRQKKALTHTFKQIGRQVSYASEVTAFVEDRRMKRMTGVKTKELLIWVTLSDMFLDKDDPSKITFKTPTGLGRTYPASAFAKEGGDDGGKPVGKEAPAAAANGGNEAAAAVSGK; encoded by the coding sequence ATGGGGTCGCAGGCCATCGAGGAGCACCGCGCGGGGGCGGAGGTGTACCACGGCGCGGCGCTGTGCGCGGAGAAATCCACGGAGCTGCTCTCGGAGGTGCACCTCCCGCTGGGCCTGCTCCCGCTCGCCGACATGGAGGAGGTCGGCTACAACCGGTCCACGGGCTTCGTCTGGCTCCGCCAGAAGAAGGCCCTCACCCACACCTTCAAGCAGATCGGGCGCCAGGTCTCGTACGCGTCCGAGGTCACCGCCTTCGTCGAGGACCGACGGATGAAGCGCATGACGGGGGTCAAGACCAAGGAGCTCCTCATCTGGGTCACCCTCTCCGACATGTTCCTCGACAAGGACGACCCCTCCAAGATCACCTTCAAGACCCCCACCGGGCTCGGCAGGACATaccccgcctccgccttcgcCAAGGAGggtggcgacgacggcggcaagCCCGTGGGCAAGGAGGCACCCGCCGCGGCAGCCAACGGGGGcaacgaggccgccgccgccgtcagcggTAAGTGA
- the LOC117854672 gene encoding uncharacterized protein, whose protein sequence is MESSLSTLRAAAAATAGATAAPLSLHRRRGGARAPRTRAPAVGAQGAAREPDANAVPVEGGGPPPASLPKAALRVGAGVALALALGGASWTARGGRAAGGPVLQPAMVCALNAVTDGAARASAEQRGAATMKTSVDALSDSLFRREDSPRDRATLMDLVFEQVTKEHITDRGKLTSLLQKEFSASRDSERKLDLGLLLTDVLINQRDWQRAKEVCQQLTGRYQRDSRPYLHLAVINMMMAVEGMLTPDTATTDDIEKMTKNAMDAWKEFKNKSELAKGSADSAT, encoded by the exons ATGGAATCATCTCTCAGCACGTTGCGCGCGGCCGCTGCCGCTACCGCCGGGGCGACCGCCGCTCCTCTCTCCCTGcaccgacgccgcggcggcgcgcgtgcgccgcgcaCCAGGGCTCCCGCCGTGGGCGcccagggggcggcgcgggagccggACGCCAATGCGGTgccggtggagggaggagggccgccgccggcgtccctgCCCAAGGCCGCGCTGAGGGTGGGCGCCGGCGTGGCGCTGGCACTCGCGCTGGGCGGCGCCTCGtggacggcgcgcggcgggagggccgccggcggccctGTCCTGCAGCCGGCCATGGTGTGCGCCCTCAACGCCGTTAccgacggcgcggcgcgcgcctccgcggagcagcgcggcgcggcgaccaTGAAGACGAGCGTGGACGCGCTCTCGGACTCGCTGTTCCGCCGCGAGGACTCACCCAGGGACCGCGCCACGCTCATGGACCTCGTCTTTGAGCAGGTCACCAAGGAG CATATCACTGACAGGGGGAAGCTGACGAGCCTTCTGCAGAAGGAGTTCTCGGCTTCTCGCGACTCCGAGAGGAAGCTTGACCTGGGCTTGCTGCTCACTGACGTTCTGATCAATCAG AGAGACTGGCAGAGGGCAAAAGAAGTTTGCCAGCAGCTCACAGGCCGCTACCAACGTGACTCGAGGCCGTACCTTCATTTG GCTGTGATCAACATGATGATGGCAGTGGAAGGCATGCTGACCCCAGACACGGCCACCACTGATGACATCGAGAAGATGACCAAGAACGCCATGGACGCCTGGAAGgaattcaagaacaagagcgAGCTAGCCAAGGGCTCAGCAGATTCCGCCACCTGA